A region of Magnetococcales bacterium DNA encodes the following proteins:
- the hisF gene encoding imidazole glycerol phosphate synthase subunit HisF, which produces MLARRIIPCLDVREGRVVKGIRFEGLVDAGDPVEAARRYDQEGADELTFLDITASHENRGIILEVVRQTAEQVFIPLTVGGGIRSNADIRALLNAGADKVSINTAAVFRPEFVQEAAAQFGSQCIVVAVDAKAVAFDDAGQPVRWEIFTHGGRKPTGLDAIDWVRRMEGYGSGEILLTSMDRDGTHIGYDLRLTRAVAEAVTIPVIASGGVGTLEHLLEGVREGGADAVLAASIFHFRKYSIAEAKAYLQAAGIPVRPV; this is translated from the coding sequence ATGTTAGCCCGGCGCATCATCCCCTGCCTCGACGTGCGGGAGGGGCGGGTGGTCAAGGGTATCCGCTTCGAAGGCCTGGTGGACGCCGGCGACCCGGTGGAGGCGGCGCGACGTTACGATCAGGAAGGGGCCGACGAGCTGACCTTTCTGGACATCACCGCCTCCCATGAAAATCGTGGCATCATTCTGGAGGTGGTTCGACAGACCGCCGAGCAGGTGTTCATCCCCCTGACCGTGGGGGGCGGCATTCGCAGCAACGCCGACATCCGCGCCCTGCTGAACGCCGGGGCCGACAAGGTCTCCATCAATACCGCTGCGGTGTTCCGTCCGGAATTCGTGCAGGAGGCGGCGGCCCAGTTCGGCTCCCAGTGCATCGTGGTGGCGGTGGATGCCAAAGCCGTCGCCTTCGACGACGCAGGCCAGCCGGTGCGCTGGGAGATCTTCACCCACGGGGGCCGCAAACCGACCGGTCTGGATGCCATCGACTGGGTGCGCCGCATGGAGGGGTACGGTTCCGGGGAGATCCTGCTGACCTCCATGGATCGGGACGGCACCCACATCGGCTACGACCTGCGCCTGACCCGTGCCGTGGCGGAAGCGGTGACCATTCCCGTCATCGCCTCGGGAGGTGTCGGCACCCTGGAACACCTGCTGGAAGGGGTGCGGGAGGGGGGTGCGGATGCTGTTCTGGCCGCTTCCATCTTCCATTTTCGTAAATATTCCATTGCCGAAGCCAAGGCTTATCTGCAGGCGGCGGGTATTCCCGTGCGCCCGGTCTGA
- the hisA gene encoding 1-(5-phosphoribosyl)-5-[(5-phosphoribosylamino)methylideneamino]imidazole-4-carboxamide isomerase — MLVIPAIDLKQGQCVRLFQGRMEEATVYGDDPGAMAQRWAALGARLIHVVDLDGAFAGAPLNRRAVESVVAAVKVPVELGGGIRDPATIEAYLALGVDQVILGSVACRDPALVIEACRRHPGRIRVGIDARDGRVAIEGWAATTELTSLELARRFEQAGVSAIIFTDISRDGALIGPNIPATRALAEAISIPVILSGGVSDLDDIRHILQESGPYANGMSLEGIITGKALYDGRLDFAAAQALADARGTAC, encoded by the coding sequence ATGCTCGTCATTCCCGCCATCGACCTCAAACAGGGACAGTGCGTCCGCCTCTTCCAGGGCCGCATGGAAGAGGCCACCGTCTACGGAGACGACCCCGGCGCCATGGCGCAACGCTGGGCCGCTCTCGGCGCACGTCTGATCCATGTGGTCGATCTCGACGGAGCCTTTGCCGGAGCGCCCCTCAACCGTCGGGCGGTGGAGTCCGTCGTTGCGGCGGTGAAGGTTCCGGTGGAACTGGGGGGAGGCATTCGCGATCCGGCCACCATCGAGGCCTATCTGGCCCTGGGGGTCGATCAGGTGATTCTGGGCTCGGTGGCTTGTCGCGATCCCGCCCTGGTTATCGAAGCCTGCCGCCGCCATCCGGGTCGGATCCGGGTCGGTATCGACGCACGGGATGGCCGGGTGGCCATCGAAGGCTGGGCCGCCACCACGGAACTCACCTCCCTGGAACTGGCCCGCCGCTTCGAACAGGCGGGGGTGTCGGCCATCATCTTCACCGACATCTCGCGGGACGGGGCCCTGATCGGACCCAACATCCCCGCCACCCGCGCCCTGGCGGAGGCCATCTCCATTCCGGTCATCCTCTCCGGCGGGGTTTCCGATCTGGACGACATCCGCCACATTCTGCAAGAGTCCGGTCCCTACGCCAACGGCATGTCCCTGGAAGGCATCATCACCGGCAAGGCCCTCTACGACGGTCGCCTCGACTTCGCGGCGGCCCAGGCGTTGGCCGACGCCAGGGGGACGGCATGTTAG
- the hisH gene encoding imidazole glycerol phosphate synthase subunit HisH — MIVLVDYGSGNLRSAAKALESVGGRVEVTSVPAVIREAGHLVLPGVGAFADCRNNLLQAGLWQPVLDHIQRGKPFLGICVGMQLLFSESLEFGHHQGFGLIAGRVDRFSREMPDPGDARRRLKVPHMGWNRVHQTQPAHPLWQGIAQDSHFYFVHSYFGTPDAEEWVQGRAVYGLPFTAAVGRDNLFGTQFHPEKSQHAGLKLLENFVRWNP, encoded by the coding sequence ATGATCGTTCTCGTGGATTACGGATCCGGCAATCTGCGCTCCGCCGCCAAGGCCCTCGAATCGGTCGGAGGTCGCGTGGAAGTGACTTCGGTACCCGCCGTGATCCGCGAGGCGGGACATCTTGTTCTGCCCGGCGTGGGAGCCTTTGCCGACTGCCGCAACAATCTCCTCCAGGCCGGACTCTGGCAGCCGGTACTCGACCACATTCAGCGGGGTAAACCCTTCCTGGGCATCTGCGTGGGCATGCAACTGCTCTTCTCCGAATCCCTGGAGTTCGGCCATCACCAGGGCTTCGGCCTGATTGCCGGGCGGGTGGACCGCTTTTCCAGGGAGATGCCCGATCCCGGTGATGCCCGGCGTCGTCTCAAAGTGCCGCACATGGGCTGGAACCGGGTGCATCAGACCCAGCCGGCGCATCCGCTCTGGCAGGGTATCGCGCAAGATAGCCACTTCTACTTCGTCCACTCCTACTTCGGCACCCCCGATGCGGAGGAGTGGGTACAGGGTCGAGCCGTCTACGGTTTACCCTTCACCGCCGCAGTGGGACGGGACAACCTCTTCGGAACCCAGTTCCATCCGGAAAAGAGCCAGCATGCCGGATTGAAACTGCTGGAGAACTTTGTGCGCTGGAACCCCTAG
- the hisB gene encoding imidazoleglycerol-phosphate dehydratase HisB, producing the protein MARSASLSRATRETRVEVRLDLDGNGQSDIRTGLGFLDHMLDQIARHGLIDLNITATGDLEVDGHHTVEDVGILMGQALRAALGERRGITRFGWALVPLDEALSQVAVDLSNRGGLVWQVKLPTEKIGDFDTELFKEWFEAFAGNGGVTLHVTSLAGSNSHHMIESCFKALALALRQAVSLDPRRAGEVPSTKGTLSV; encoded by the coding sequence ATGGCACGTAGCGCATCCCTTTCACGCGCCACCCGCGAAACCCGGGTGGAGGTTCGTCTCGATCTGGACGGCAACGGCCAGTCGGATATCCGCACCGGTTTGGGATTTCTCGACCACATGCTGGATCAGATTGCCCGCCACGGACTCATCGATCTGAACATCACCGCCACGGGGGACCTGGAGGTGGACGGACACCACACCGTGGAGGACGTGGGCATCCTGATGGGACAAGCCCTGCGCGCCGCCCTCGGCGAGCGTCGCGGCATCACCCGCTTCGGATGGGCCCTGGTGCCCCTGGACGAGGCCCTCTCCCAGGTGGCCGTCGATCTCTCCAACCGGGGTGGTCTGGTCTGGCAGGTCAAACTGCCCACCGAGAAAATCGGCGATTTCGATACCGAACTGTTCAAGGAGTGGTTCGAAGCCTTCGCCGGCAACGGCGGCGTGACCCTGCACGTCACCAGTCTGGCGGGAAGCAACAGCCATCACATGATCGAATCGTGTTTCAAAGCCCTGGCCCTGGCCCTGCGTCAGGCGGTCAGCCTCGATCCCCGGCGCGCCGGGGAGGTGCCATCCACCAAAGGAACCCTCTCCGTATGA
- a CDS encoding aminotransferase class III-fold pyridoxal phosphate-dependent enzyme, translated as MDARYRTSEELLERALRTIPLGSQTFSKSLTQFPRGVSPFFVTHGKGCRVWDADGNEYIDFINALAAVLLGYQDPDVNRAVHEQLDRGVTFSLAHPLEMEVAEKLVATIPCAEMVRFGKNGSDATAGVIRLARAQTGREHVAVCGYHGWQDWYIGSTLRHKGVPEPTRSLTHVFTYNDIASLEKLFAEWPNQIAAVILEPVNVTPPTDDFLQKVAKVTRQNGALLVFDETITGFRFALGGAQEYFGVTPDLATFGKGLANGLPLSAVVGRRDLMKEMEEIFFSFTFGGETLSLAAASATLDKLSREKVVPSLWQHGARLMELLAGRIERHGVGSFLSIGGYPVWSFLLVKDAGNVSQWSIRTLLFQELFQRGILFIGTHNLCYAHGDAEIDRLMEVYDEVFPLLRRAVLEGEMERLLRCAPIQPLFRVR; from the coding sequence ATGGATGCCCGTTATCGTACTTCCGAGGAGCTTCTGGAGCGCGCTCTGCGCACCATTCCCCTGGGTTCCCAAACTTTTTCCAAGAGCCTGACCCAGTTTCCCCGCGGGGTCTCCCCCTTCTTCGTCACCCACGGCAAGGGCTGCCGCGTCTGGGATGCCGACGGCAACGAATATATCGATTTCATCAACGCCCTGGCCGCCGTTCTCCTGGGCTATCAGGATCCGGACGTGAACCGGGCGGTGCATGAGCAGCTCGATCGGGGCGTGACCTTCTCCCTGGCCCATCCGCTCGAAATGGAAGTCGCCGAAAAGCTGGTGGCCACCATTCCCTGCGCCGAGATGGTGCGCTTCGGCAAAAACGGCTCCGACGCCACGGCAGGGGTGATCCGCCTGGCCAGAGCCCAGACCGGACGGGAACATGTGGCGGTCTGCGGTTATCACGGCTGGCAGGACTGGTATATCGGCTCCACCTTGCGCCACAAGGGCGTACCCGAGCCGACCCGCTCCCTGACCCACGTCTTCACCTACAACGATATCGCTTCGCTGGAGAAGCTCTTCGCGGAGTGGCCCAACCAGATTGCCGCCGTGATCCTGGAACCGGTCAACGTGACGCCGCCGACCGACGACTTTTTGCAAAAGGTGGCCAAAGTCACCCGGCAGAACGGCGCGTTGCTGGTTTTCGACGAAACCATCACCGGTTTCCGTTTCGCTTTGGGCGGGGCGCAGGAGTATTTCGGCGTGACCCCGGATCTGGCCACCTTCGGCAAAGGGCTGGCCAATGGTCTGCCCCTGTCGGCGGTGGTGGGACGCCGCGACCTGATGAAAGAGATGGAAGAGATCTTCTTCTCCTTCACCTTCGGTGGGGAAACCCTCTCCCTGGCGGCGGCCTCCGCCACCCTGGACAAGCTCTCCCGTGAGAAAGTGGTGCCCTCCCTCTGGCAACACGGCGCCCGGCTCATGGAACTCCTGGCCGGTCGCATCGAACGCCACGGCGTGGGCAGTTTTCTCAGCATCGGCGGCTATCCGGTCTGGTCGTTCCTGCTGGTGAAAGACGCCGGAAACGTCAGCCAATGGAGCATTCGCACCCTGCTGTTCCAGGAGCTGTTCCAGCGGGGCATCCTCTTCATCGGCACCCACAATCTCTGCTACGCCCACGGCGACGCGGAGATCGACCGCCTGATGGAGGTCTACGACGAGGTCTTCCCGCTGCTGCGACGGGCGGTTCTGGAGGGGGAGATGGAGCGCCTGCTGCGCTGTGCCCCCATTCAGCCCCTGTTCCGGGTGAGATAG
- a CDS encoding acylneuraminate cytidylyltransferase family protein — MRKRICIIPARGGSKRLPDKNIRDFCGQPILGYGLQAARASGLFEVIHVSTDSPRIAEVATRFGCPPDFYRDEALSDDHTPLMPVLKHVLEQYIRRGIQFDSVCLLFATAPLVASNDLVEACRLFDELYHTGRTVMSVAPYPVPVEWAFTRREDGILDPVQPGKFAVRSQDLPICYYDTGSFSFIHSRFILENTGAGSDTNYIGYPLPRWKAVDIDDAETWEQAEWIFRAMQSLPQKEDCQNRG, encoded by the coding sequence ATGAGAAAACGAATTTGTATCATCCCGGCCCGTGGCGGCAGCAAGAGACTGCCGGACAAGAACATTCGCGACTTCTGCGGACAACCCATCCTCGGTTACGGTTTACAGGCCGCCCGCGCCTCCGGACTGTTCGAGGTGATTCATGTCTCCACGGACAGCCCGCGCATCGCCGAAGTGGCCACCCGGTTCGGCTGTCCGCCCGATTTCTATCGCGACGAAGCCCTCTCGGACGACCATACGCCCCTCATGCCCGTGCTGAAGCATGTGCTGGAACAATACATCCGGCGGGGCATCCAGTTCGACTCGGTCTGCCTGCTCTTCGCCACGGCCCCTCTGGTGGCAAGCAACGATCTGGTGGAAGCCTGCCGCCTCTTCGACGAGCTGTACCACACCGGTCGCACCGTGATGAGCGTGGCCCCCTACCCCGTTCCCGTCGAGTGGGCCTTCACCCGGCGGGAAGACGGCATTCTCGACCCCGTGCAACCCGGCAAGTTCGCCGTGCGCTCCCAGGATCTGCCGATCTGCTATTACGACACCGGGTCGTTCTCCTTCATCCATTCGCGCTTCATCCTGGAAAATACCGGCGCCGGCAGCGATACCAATTACATCGGCTATCCCTTGCCCCGCTGGAAGGCCGTCGATATCGACGACGCGGAAACCTGGGAGCAGGCCGAATGGATCTTTCGCGCCATGCAATCCCTGCCCCAAAAGGAGGATTGCCAAAATCGGGGTTGA
- a CDS encoding radical SAM protein — translation MIPAAPEEDTPEPVLDSMKERLKRQWEGSEQENILVEAPPFPKDIMLELSNACNHECLFCASQFMTRKVGRMDKTLLGRLLAEARQLGTTDVGFYTTGEPFVHKELEQFVAQARDLGFGYIYISTNGALASPKRLQALVEAGIHSIKFSINAATRETYRLIHGRDDFDAVLRNLRFISELRRGLDRKLRLFITYIVTNKNSHEVELFKTLFEPLVDELMFFDMKSQSGQMVQSLDVLAPSAAAEPFSGEPNTCTMPFNRVHISWEGYLTLCCIDYQNYLAVADLNKMSLEEGWLSPAFRELRRRHLEKRLEGTLCHNCLYSLTSPISPLVEELASPFDLSAWQVGDKKVIPLQAQ, via the coding sequence ATGATTCCTGCGGCCCCTGAGGAGGATACCCCGGAACCGGTTCTCGACAGCATGAAAGAGCGTCTCAAGCGGCAGTGGGAGGGCTCCGAACAGGAGAACATCCTGGTCGAGGCCCCTCCCTTTCCCAAGGACATCATGCTGGAGCTGTCGAACGCCTGCAACCACGAGTGCCTTTTCTGCGCCAGTCAGTTCATGACCCGCAAGGTGGGGCGCATGGACAAGACGCTGCTGGGCCGCCTGCTCGCGGAAGCCCGGCAACTCGGCACCACCGACGTGGGGTTTTATACCACCGGGGAACCTTTCGTCCACAAGGAGCTGGAGCAGTTCGTGGCCCAGGCACGGGATCTGGGATTCGGCTACATCTACATCTCGACCAACGGGGCCCTGGCCAGTCCGAAGCGACTGCAGGCCCTGGTCGAGGCCGGCATCCACAGCATCAAGTTCTCCATCAACGCCGCCACCCGTGAAACCTACCGCCTCATCCATGGCCGGGACGATTTCGATGCGGTGCTGCGCAACCTGCGCTTCATCAGCGAGCTGCGCCGGGGGCTTGACCGCAAACTTCGCCTGTTCATCACCTACATCGTCACCAACAAGAACAGTCACGAGGTGGAGCTGTTCAAAACCCTCTTCGAACCGTTGGTCGATGAGCTGATGTTCTTCGACATGAAGAGCCAAAGCGGCCAGATGGTGCAATCCCTGGATGTGCTGGCCCCCTCCGCCGCAGCCGAACCCTTCTCCGGCGAACCCAACACCTGCACCATGCCCTTCAACCGGGTCCACATCTCCTGGGAGGGCTATCTGACCCTCTGCTGCATCGACTATCAGAATTATCTGGCCGTAGCCGATTTGAACAAGATGTCCCTGGAAGAGGGCTGGCTCTCACCTGCTTTCCGGGAGTTGCGCCGCCGGCATCTCGAAAAGCGGCTGGAGGGCACCCTTTGCCACAACTGCCTCTACTCCCTGACCTCGCCGATTTCGCCGCTGGTGGAGGAACTGGCCAGCCCCTTCGACCTCTCCGCCTGGCAGGTTGGCGATAAAAAAGTCATTCCCCTTCAGGCCCAATAG